The window GCCGCGATCGCATTGGCGCGGATCACGCCGCGGCGGCTCGAGTTCTGCGGCATCGGCAACGTCATCGGGACGACGCTGAACGGGAGGAGCCGACCGGGGCTGCTGCTCAGCATCCCGGGAATCGTCGGGTTCACCTCGCCGGTCGCCCAGGTCCGGCAGGCGCCCCTCGCCGACGGCGACGTCGTCGTCCTGCACACCGACGGAATCGACCCCGGCTGGCGGACCGCCGGCGACCACGTTGCGGCGCGGCCCGGCGACGCGCTGCTGCTGGCGGCCGAACTGGCCCACCGCCACCGCAACCCGCGCGACGACGCCGCCGTGATCGCCCTGCACCCCGACCGGATCACCTGATGCATCCCGGACTCGCGCGGATCCGCCGGGACCTCCGCACCGCCTGCGGCGACGCCGGGGTGCCGGCCGGTGACCGCGCCCGCCTGGTCCTCGCCGCGACCGTGCTCGCCGAACCGGCCGTCGAGGCCGGTCAGGAGATCCTCGTCGAGACCACCACGGCGGAGCGCCGGCTGGCCGTCACCTTGCGTCTCGCGGCGCCGGTCGGGCAGGCCCGGCGCAACAGCCTGCCGTTGCTGCCCGACGCCGGGGACGACGCGACCCTCACCTGGCACCTCGCCACGGGTCCTGCCCCGCACCCCGCACCGGCCGACGACGACGCGGCCACCCGCGAGGAGATGCTCGCGCTGATCGCCCGCGCCGACGCCCTCACCCAGGAACAGCGGGAGCTCAAACACGAACTCGCCGAAACCAACAGCGGCGTCCTCGCGATGTACGTCGAGCTCGAAGAACGGGACGAACAGCTCCGCCGCGCGCACGCGATCATCTTCCGCGAGCTGGAAGACGCGCTGCGCCCGCCGCCGCCGGCGGTGCCGGGGTTGGAGCTGGCGGTGCAGTATTCCCCGACCGACCCGGATTCCCCGACCGGCGGCGACCTCTACGACTGGTTCGTCCTGCCCGACGGCCACCTGCACGTGACGCTGGTCGACGCGGTCGGCCACGGCGTCACCTCGACCCGGCACGCCCTCACCGTCACCCACGCCATCCGCACCCTCGCGCTGGAAGGCCACCCGTTCGCCGACCTCGTCGCCCGCGCCGCCGACACCCTCGCCGCGATCGAACCGGGCTTGATGGCCACCGTGCTGCTGGCCCGCATCGACCCCGTGACCGGAAACATGGCCCTGGCCAACGGAAGTCACCCGCCGCCGATGCTGGTCACCACGACCGGGGACACCCGGCTGCTGCATTCGCCGGTCATCGGCCGCGGCGTCGGTTTCCCCGACCCCGGCACTCCCCTGCTCGTCCACCACACGCTGGGCCCCGGCGACACCGTGGTGCTCTACACCGACGGCCTCGTCGAAAGCCGCCGCGACCTCGACGAAGGCCAAGCACGGCTCCTCGCCCACGCCGCCGCGCACGCCCGGCACCCGATCGCCGCGCTGCCGGCCGAGCTGGTGACCCGGATGCACGACGTCGTCCTGCACGCCGACGACACCGTCGTGCTCGCCCTCCGCCGAGCGTCCGCGAAGACCGACGGCACGGACCCGAGCTGACACATCTCGAACCCGAGCGAGAGCGAACACGGCGCGGTTACCGGCACCTGTTCGAGTCAGCTCGAAAAGCTTGTCCCTGTTGATCATGGTCCCTGACGTCGCCCCTGCAAGTGCTCCACGACCATGGAGCGGCGAAAGCACATTTGCGTCAATGGGCAGGAGATGCTTTCGCCGATGAACTCGCGAGAGGACTACCGAGGAAATGCGATTCACTGGAGCCAAGCTCGTTTCCGCAGGGTTCGCCTGCGCCGCGGTGCTGACCACGGTAGCGGCCGGCACCGCCGGGGGTCACATGTTCTTCGCGCCCGCCTTCACCGCCTCGCGGATCCGGGCGTACGTGCCGCAGCGGCAGATGTTGCGGATCTCGTC of the Amycolatopsis sp. NBC_01488 genome contains:
- a CDS encoding PP2C family protein-serine/threonine phosphatase; the encoded protein is MHPGLARIRRDLRTACGDAGVPAGDRARLVLAATVLAEPAVEAGQEILVETTTAERRLAVTLRLAAPVGQARRNSLPLLPDAGDDATLTWHLATGPAPHPAPADDDAATREEMLALIARADALTQEQRELKHELAETNSGVLAMYVELEERDEQLRRAHAIIFRELEDALRPPPPAVPGLELAVQYSPTDPDSPTGGDLYDWFVLPDGHLHVTLVDAVGHGVTSTRHALTVTHAIRTLALEGHPFADLVARAADTLAAIEPGLMATVLLARIDPVTGNMALANGSHPPPMLVTTTGDTRLLHSPVIGRGVGFPDPGTPLLVHHTLGPGDTVVLYTDGLVESRRDLDEGQARLLAHAAAHARHPIAALPAELVTRMHDVVLHADDTVVLALRRASAKTDGTDPS